The genomic DNA TTGATAAGCCCACATAGTGTGTATCACTAATCTTATTAATTTGATAACTACCACCACTACCGGTTTCACCAATGACATTAAAATAGTTTCCTCCACTCATTTTCATCGTTTTTCCAAAATCATGATTTGTTTCAATCGCAAACGATACTGTAATGTTGGTGCCGTCGTATACCGCGTTATCAATCATGACGGTAACGTCATTATCCGTCTGCAAAAGACCAATATCAGTAGAAAAGGTTTCAAAATTTTTGTAATGTTGTTCTTCATCAATAAAATAATTAATTACATTATCCATAAACGGAATTTGTGATGCAAGAGACGGGAATGCAAA from Bacillus sp. SM2101 includes the following:
- a CDS encoding DUF4179 domain-containing protein — translated: MSMKKWINMDVDQLELLDVTDIEKARVKQHLLKKRKKLPVWRNIAVAAVIIVGASTATGFAFPSLASQIPFMDNVINYFIDEEQHYKNFETFSTDIGLLQTDNDVTVMIDNAVYDGTNITVSFAIETNHDFGKTMKMSGGNYFNVIGETGSGGSYQINKISDTHYVGLS